A window of Rhododendron vialii isolate Sample 1 chromosome 11a, ASM3025357v1 genomic DNA:
GTATATCCCGTACGAAAtatacacacaaacacaaacagagATAATGGCGTGATGAAGATGAGGGCTTGACAACCAAATCTCGTACACAcaatcacacacacaaaaacagatCTGAGAATCGATACATAGATCGTGTGACGAAGATGAGGGCGTGAGAAACATTACAGAACGAATTTTATGCCATACCTGAGTTCGCAAAAGGAGAAATCGACCAAATCGCCACCAAATCCTCTCCTCCACAGACCAGAAAAGGGCAGCACCACAAATGGTAAAGCGACGAGGCCTGGGGGTGGGAAAAAGGGATAACGAGGGGTATCTTCGTTCACAAAACCCCCTCCACAGCCGGATTAAATTTGGGGACCTCAGGAGGAGCCCAAAAGTAAGACCGGAGAAACCCTAGAACTCGCGAAAACGAAGAGGGGgtggaaaataaaaagatctGGTAATTGGCATGCCAAACGAAAGAAAAGGCGTGGGGCCCTCTCCATATACCCCTTCTAATATTTCCCctcctctttttccttcatCCAAGCAAGGCCTGAAAACCTTTGAGGCGTCGATAAAATTTGCCCTGGATTTAATCGAGAACAGGTTGGAATATTCTGGGTGCCCGGAAAATGGGTTGGTGACTTGAGAGAGATGCTAAAACGAAAACGTCGTAAACAGAAACGAAATCGAATCAAGAAGGGAGACCTCAACTTGAGGAAACAATAGAGAGGAGGAGAGATATCTGAAGAATATACATACTATAATGTACTACGATAGAGTAACACTGTAACATATatacagaagagagagagagagagttttttggAGGGAGTGGGAAGAAAATGGTGCTATGGGAGATCACACTGGGAACGGCTtattttttgggcttgaaaCGGACTTACAGGCTTGCCCTCAAGATTCAACGTCGCCTTATTTTCCCTAAGTACCCTAAGATCCGTCAATTTCTTCAGAGGTATGCCCCTCCGTATCGCCAATCTCTCGCttttgttgtttcattttttatttctcGTATTGTTTTTCGATGGGTTTCGAGCGACTGTGATCACGTTTGAATTGCCGTGTTTAGGAATTGCATTTTCTATTGGTGATTGATACAAACGCACCTGAATAGTATACGCCTGTACGGAATGAAAATGGTCACGTTTTAATGATGCGGCCTTGAAGGGGGCTTTGTTTGTGGGTAAAGTCTATTgacattttttgggtttttgtttttctcaatTCGAAATTGATGCTTGTGTAAGTGGAATTTAGGATTGCTACCGATCAGTTTTCGTGTATGAAGACCTGAGATCTATGATGATTTCCCGTAGTCAAGAAAGTTTAGGCTCATCTAGACCAGAATGGTTGGTTGTTTTAGGGCTCCGCTCTGAGGAGTTCTAAATTTGGGCTAGGCGAATAGATACGTAATGAGGTATAAGATATTGTGGAACTTAGGCAGTGTGGGGCGTTGGAGGGTTTtgagaaagaaatggaacgatCATTCATCATCGGTGCCCAAATGGAATGGCCATTATCTAAATAGTTGCATGGtgattttgagaaaacaaagGTTCGAATGAGCATTCTGAGGGAAGGACCTTTCCATTGCAGCTTCATTCCAGTGAACCCAATGATGAATGTTGACACAAAAGCTTTTATTCTCTCGTCTTAGCAAAAATATGTCGTGGCAAATGAGAGATGTAATAGATTTATATCCTATGACACAAGTGCAAGGAAATTTCAAACATACTCAAAATGCATTAATCGGTGTATGATGATCGCatatttggttttaaaaaacaGTAGTGGTTACGATGATGCAATTTCAGGGTGTATAGCATAACTGTTAGTGATAATTGTGGACAtgatttttcttactttttaccCAATATAGAAATGATAACCGATAACCATGTTTTTTGTTTCAGAATTGCAAAAATTGGGCTTTAGAATGGTGCTTGGCGgcttttccttgttttctatTCCTTCCAAccattgtatttttttattattaacaAGCCGTTCTGGAAATagttttttaatgaaattatGAGTCCTAAATTTCTTGTGCATTAGTTCAAGGTTATTTACTGCTATAAACTTGTAGATTACAAATAAGGAAAGGGACAACTGGTTTTATGCTCAATTGTGTCAATTATAATTTCAAAGACATTGTAAGGAGATTCTTAGGTTGACCGTTGATGGGGACTGATTTTAAGTAGAGAATCCACTTCTTGGGTAAATTGCTGTCCTTTTGCAAACTTTTCTGTGAAAATAAATGaattcaaggtttttttttgtttttttgtttttgtccgtAATGGCTGTAATGGCCCGTTACCACTGTTACGTAACAACATATTTAGTTGCATGACACCGGCATATGGGTTGTTTCGGGATTTGGCCATCCACTGATAACATTATGTGATGGCCGGTAGTCTTACGTAATACTGATATTTCAGGCCATCATGATAGGAATGGGAATTGTTCTGGAACTCTGGATGTTTGGGTTCGCGGAATCAGATATAAGATAGGCTGCCTAATATGCTTTGAAAATGCTCTCCATTCTATCAAATCGTAACAGGAAGTGCATTGGTACCTCTCTAAAATTCTCCTCCTTTGCAACTTTAGATTAATGTTGGGTACCTCACTTACGTTTATGGTAAAGCAAGAGTATATTAAATGCCAACATCCATGTTCCTTCTCGGAATACAACCCTTAGCTATTGTGCTTTCTTCCCAAATTTCCAAATGTATTCCTTATCAAAGTGGTAATCATGGTACCGAGTTCTTTATACATTGGCTCACTCTTTCTACTTAAAAGAAAATCCGATACTAATTCAGAAACTTTAGAATAATTGTAGGGATCTGAAATAAGGGTGAAGTCGGGGAAAACATTATGCTATAATGGGTTAATCTGACCCTCAAGGCTGATAACATTTGTCTAGTAATGAAgataaaaaggaagaaaaagcaAGCGTTGGTTTAAGTTGAAACTTGTTCTCAACATTATATTGCACTGGAAGGAAGATTTTGTAACGGCTTCCTATCTTCCTAGAGAAAGACCAATGTAGATTACATTGGAAGAACTAAGTGTAGATACATAGTGCTCCAATGTAAAGATAAGACATGTGGTTTGATTGTGAACAAGTTTGCATTGATAGGCCCTAACAATAATATTAGGACTTAAGGTTATGACAGAATTTAATGTGCATGTATTTCTAGGTGCTTTTACATTTCAAGGTGAATGGAAAATTTTAATTGAGGTTCTTATTCTAAGGTAGACTGGTGGGTGATAAACGATCTATTCCAGGGATGCTATTTTGATGGAGATTTTTTGAggtttgttgaattttttgtttgctGCATTTTTGCATCTCATGTTCGATTGAAAAAAGAGATGAAAATAGACGCAAGAGAACTACCATGGGGAGGGATGGTGAAGAAATTCAAGTAGCTTGTGGTGGATTCGGATATGGTCTTCCTTTTGGAGgaagggtttggatttggaattttttttagattaggTGTGGTTCAGAAAGTCGCTTTGTTGTTTTGCTTGGGAGTTTGACCGATGTCGAAATCTGTAGTTACCTGTTGTTCAGAAAGTGCCTTTTTCTTGTGAGTTTGATCAGTGTCAGAACTTGGAAATGAGCAGTGTCTGGTAATTCACAAGGGATTCGACTACGATGTGTGTCTCTGTCTTCATAGATGATTCAGAGGGGTAGGATGACTTCAACAGTAATTATTGATTTTAGGGTAGAACGTGGAGGGAGGGTGTAATACCCCATGTTTGTGTCTCATGGCTGGGTTACAGGAAGCACGAGTACTCTCATcacacactacttccaaagaaCTTGGGCCGAAGCATTTTGGGCCACTTGGTTAGGCTCTAACACTTTATTGGGCCTGTGAAGGGTGGGTCTTTACAAAAGGTCACTATTAGTGTCATTTATATTGTGGAGAAGATAGGTAGACTGATAGAGGTTATTATTCAAGGAATCAAGTGATAAACTTTTCTTCAGATTGTGATGGATAGGAAGGCATCAGTGTAGATGACCTTACTAGGGTTTTCCGTCGCTTGTTTCTGGTTGATAAATGTATAGGATTGGGATAGGTTTTCTGTGGTTTGTCTGTCTCTTCATCTAATTTTTGTAATGTGCGTCAGTGCATGTTATAATTGTACAATCAAAATACATCAAGGCTCATGGCTTATGAGTGGGAAGTGTTTGCTATTGGAATGCATATACTACAACTTCAGCTGAAATAAGAGAATTGCTTGCTTATGCTTAATTATCTTATCTTACTGCTGCATATCCTTTGTTGTTCAAACAGACATTGAACTTGGTAAAGGGTCGCATCTTATATTTGGTGGATTAGGTTGGTTTTCTGGTAATTGGGAAGATTGGTTATACTAACATCAATTGAAGTGTCCGATCATATTTAATGAAGTTACCTGACCTATATACTGGAGCAGGATATTAGCAACTCAGCTCAAAGgaagaaattagaaaattatGGAAGGCTCTTTTCTTTACACacagaatttaattttttcttcagATTTCTAGAATAGGTTCTGACTGTATATGGATTGGAGCTCCGCAGAACTAATGCTTGAACTACTTTCACTCCAACACCTTCTTGACTTGATTGCCAGTTACACTTCATCTCATTAGGAGTTCCTTTTGTCTGCTATTTTCCATTTCTGGGAAAATTGTAACGTTTAAACCTTCAAATGCATTGGGATCTCTGTGGATCTCAAATGGAGCATCTTCCTGTTTCGCAGGTTTCCAATGATACAAATGTTGCCAATCTTTTTGCTCCATATCAAATTAGGGCTTGTATATTGTTCCTTTTCTTTAGTTGGTACCACTAAAAAACCGTACTGGATTTCTTTTTAACATATAATTGATgcttttctatttctctcccAACTGTCACACATCCATACGTAAATGCTCAGACAAATTAGAACTAGCCACTTTTATTTCTGTCATTCCCCGCGATAGCACCCATGTCATATTTTGCTCTATTGTTTGGTTCTGCTATAATTCTAACACATTTTGTGCATCCCTTTTAGAAACGTCATGTATCAATGCCCTTCTTCTTTGTGTAATGCAGAAGAACACGTGCTGCGTTTGATGTGGCACTAAAGGTCCACCAGAACATACAACAAAGAGATATTGAAGTGGGTCGGAATCTTGGAAACTGGATCCTCCGTTGTCTTGATAAGATGAAGCCATCAGCTCAGATCCGTGGTACCACTTGTGCAAAACCCCCGTCAAGTGGTAACTCTAGcacaaacatgacaaaacaGATATCCAATTCATCTCCCAACCAGAAGACTTCTAGTGGCTTCAAAAACTCTGATAGGCATCTGTTTACCTCATCAAGAAATACATGGTCGAGACCTTTTCCCACCATTGGAATGATGATGAGGCCAGCTAAGCCTGTTGGAACCAACACCACACACAGGTATTTGAGTTTCTATGGCACTGAAGCTTCAAGATTTCGCCAAGGAAGAGGGCGATTCGAGGGAGTGATCCGGAAAGACATAATGGAGTGGATGTTGCAGCACTAAGGCAGATGGATAGATTTGCCATTTGCCTTCGCTGTGGGATTTGTCCAGTGCTGGGCTCAATATCCAGACTATGCCATGTTAAGGCTGTATTTCAAAGAGATGGTATTTCAAAGAAGATGCGAACGGTCTCTAGAAAACTGCTGGCTTAACCTTGTTTTCTTTGTGGTTAATTATGTGCTCAAGTGAGACATAACCTTATATTTTCTGGGTCATGTAGTTTCTGGATAGGAGATGGTTTTACTGTTTGTTTAGTCGGTTGTATTTTCTAGACATGGGATGGTTTTACATGTAGCAAGAATAAGCGTAGCAATTGAAGATGTATCACAGATTCACAAATGAGTCGCAAAGAAATTCAGATTAGGAAATCCTGAAATCTTTTTATCAACCATAATCACGCACGTATGGAAGCAGATGTCTTAATGCATTTCTGATAACTAGACACATATCTCCATAGAATGGCAAGTCAATACATAGAATGGCAAGTCAATACAAATGAATTCCATGTTTCTATACTGAAGGCCGTGAGAAATATGTAGAGGGAAAAACGTCGACAGGGCAACTGGAAGAATATTAACGTTGTTCACTTCATCATCCTCTTCGTTTTTACCTTCCCCTCTATAAATCCTTCCAACATCATTAATTGCAACGAAGCCGAATTCcaagaacaaacaaacagaaaCAATTTCAAGCACTACTACAACAGTAGCAACTTAACTCGCAGATCATGCACATTTATCgcacaacaaataaaaaaaacccatattTCTACTCGAAatagttggaacttggaagtgaAGTTCAATCCACTTGTAATGAACTAAGAAGAATTGCAAAGTAATATCGGCTGAAGTAAATATCAGCATAATGTTTCTTCCTACCTACTGGTTAAACAAGAAATCATTACAAAGGGAAAGACAATGCACAACCCCGAGAGCCAAGTCTTAAGCTCAGGTTCTGCTTTTCAGTTACTACATACTCATAAACCAAGTATACAACATTGAGTCTGTATTCTCAGTTCTGCTTTTCAGCTACTACAAGTTCATAAACCAAGTATAACATGTAAACAACCATGGGTCCCATGTATTGGGACATTGGGATGAGGCCAGAAAAAGAACATTCGTACATGAAGTCCGTCTTAAGATGCAAATCCTGACTCTTCCAGAAAAGTCATGTACGTGCTGTAAGGAATACCTCATGGATCATCAACAGTATTAGCAGAAAGCTACTTGTCAACTGAGTCACAGCTGCACCACCTCTGCCAATGTACACCCAGAAGCCATCTGAAGCAGAACTGTTAAGGAAAGAGCTTCCGGTcccagttctttttttttatcagtgcTTCCGGTGGTCCCTGTTCGGTATTGCTTCAGGAAAATATTGTCCTTGAAAACCGATAAAATTGTGAGATAGAATTTGAAACGAGAACATTCGCGGAATGGTAGGGGTAGAACCAATTGAAGATAGACgaagaaaatagattaaggtggtttggatgTGTTTGTAGTAGATCGACTGATTCTGTAGTTAGAAAGAGCGATATCAGTACGATTGAGGGTAACACTAAAGGGAAGAGAAGACCAAAATTGACATTGGAGGTGGTAATTTGAAAGGATCTAggattttttgaatattatggAACTCGATGCTCTTGATAAAGctcaatagagagagagagagaaaaaaaaaaacagatttatGTAGCTggccccaattgattgggagcTAGGcattgtttgatttggtttggtttgaaacgtataaaacaaaagcaactcAAAAAGTTTTCGTGAAACTGTTGCCAAAGTAGTATTTTGGAACATCTCCTAAAAACAGCACAATTTTCAGCATACTACAATGAGAGTTCCTGATAAGTGattacaaattcaaaagaaaatgaaacaaacaGAAAACATAATCTCGTGCTttcatcaattttatttttgaaagttctgTATGTATAGTTTCATAGGTATGTTTTTGAAAGTTtcagaaagaaaagaagtgaaaagggtaatgggaaaaaaataccaaacaggTCCTAGAAGTTCTGCAGTTGTCTCTAAGAGCAAAAGAGAAACGCATAGGATTTGTAGGAGATTGTAACCTCAACAAGTTTGTTACCAATACAAGCAGCTTATAGCATGCCCTGGACCAATGCTGATTGTTTGCTAATTAGTGACGATTCCTGGCCTGTCATAGCAAGTTTCCCATACCCAAATTGAAAGTACCTGCAAGAAGAGAATAACCTGATCAACATTTTATGAGCCAGACTAAGTCTGAAAAGATTTCAGGTTGAAGGTCACTTGAAACAAGTTGAATCTCAGATCTTATTGCTTAGTTTGTGGGACGCGTAAATTAGCTACGTCATCTTTACTTTGATACTCTACGGGTATAACATGAAAAGAACGTGGAAGCCCATTAGTCTGAATATCCATGAATCAGTCAATGCCCTAATGTTTACACCAGACCTGTTTTCCATCTCCCTCCATTGATCAACAGGAGATCCCAATCTGTTACATTATACACATTATCTCTTGTTAAAATAATCTCTCTTGAAAGCACCGTTCCTTGTTGAGCGCAAGGTGTTGGCAATTGGAAAATCTAAATAATGGTCAGAATACTTTGTAATGAAATATCAGGTTTCAGCTGTGCTTTCAATCCTTATCTACCCAATTACAATCCAAAAACCATAAACCCCCGACCCTTAACCTTCGTTGTAATTTactttttcacaaaaaagaaaaaagaaaaaaagaaatggaagtaTAACAAAAAGCACATCTCATCCAATTTCTTTACTCGCACCCTAAAACTTCCTACGCAACGCTGTCGCCTCATTCCAGCATTGACCTAAGAAAAACAAGACGTCTTATGTGGAAAACTTCTGAgtgaaaataattaaattggTCAATGGACTAATGCTGAACAATGGAAGGAACGGGTGGGAGAAGGGGCTGCAGGACGATCTTCTTCACATGCTCAAAGAACTACCAAATGCCATTCCAATCAAATAGGATGAGATAACCCAATCTCTATTCTTCTAACCAGAACAGTGTAAAACAAGAGCTTTATGACCAAATAAGACCAAACCAAGACGTATAAAATGGAGATCCCAACGAAAGCCATTCATTAACCTACCTATCCAACAAAGCTCCACTGCTATCTCTTCCAGAAAGCTTATAGCACCAGCTTGAAGCCCTTTGACAAGAAATTACCCCTgagatcaaaattcaaaatatgaGGTACAAAGCTACACGAGGGTCACCCAGAAAGAGGCCTTAAAATATTTAACTCTAACCATATATACACCATCAATCCACGATGAGAACTCAAAGCAATTGCAATGCAAATTAACAGATCATACAAAGACTCCTTGCAAGCCATTATGCACGAATCTTGTTGATAACACAGAAAAATAAATACGTGCACATAGCTAAAAAGCCCACCAAGAAGCAAATGAAGACATTTCATCAAGCCCGTATTTCCATATCATATGGCTTGCACCACGTATTCACCGTGCCACTAAGAGTAGCCAAATTATTTCCAACTGAAGCAGCAAAAGCAAGATAGATTaaaagtaatttaaaaaaaataccaagaCAACATGTCAATTAGCTTACATATTCTTCTCCTCTTGTTCTTGCTGCTTCTTCGGATCAATTTCACTTCCATCAGTGAGAGGGACAAGGCTTCCCACCCACATCTCTACCTGCGAGAATCCTCGTAAACTACGCATCGTAACATTCTTGATTGCCTCCCGTTCTAAGGTGTACCAAAGAAATCTCCTAGTGTCTTGTTCCAATAATATTTCCTCACCACTCTGTGAGTAAGCAATGGGCATCACATACTGGAAAGGCCCAATCACACCCGGTTGCACAATCGAAATCAACTTACTCCACGATTCATTCACTCCGTACTCTTTCATCACCCATATATCAACCCTATCCAAGTAGTAATTGCAAATCAACGAAAGACATCCCCCCAAGCTCTGCAAATCCATAAAGAAATTCCCATCGGAATACACTGGCTGTGGCACTAATTTAAATTCCTCACGACCTAGATCAAACCCGATAATCAAACCAGGATTAAAGGCCTCCGGTTCAGTTGTCACAACCCAGTGCAAAACACCACCAGCTAGCACCCCACCCGCCCTCTGCAAATTTGGGTATTGAGGGAACTTCTTAGCCCTATGCCACGAATTCGATCTCACACTATAAACCTTAACCTCGAAATCGAAACAACCATCATCAATCCCTTTGAGCACCACAATCCTCACCACCTTGTAATCAAGGCTAACCCTATCGTACCCGAATCCATAAACCCGACTCTCGTAGTACCTAGACAAGTTCTGGAACTCGATCGATGCGTAGGGCAACCTCCTCGACCTGCGCGTCGACGGGTTCCACAAGACCAGGGTATCCATCGTGTTGGACATGCACAGCAACCCATCGCAGGAGCCCCACACGTGGGTCCCGTAGTCCTGACACCACAAGGGGTGGTGGGTTATCTGCACGGCGTCGATCACCGCGGAGCCGTAAAGGGAGTCGAATTCCAGGGAGGAGAGGCGGTTGTCCTGCCTCAGTATGAGGCTGCGATTGGTTCTGGTTTGGATTGACCGGTTGAGAtgcaagtgaaagaaatcagaGCTGTCGATCAGGTCACGCCAGGACACGGAAACGCACCTGAATTGGAGAAGGGTGGTCACCGGCAAACGGGAGAGTATGTCCGTGAGCACCTCCTCAGGCAGCTGGGACATGGGTTAGACTtagaactgtttttttttttaaaaaaactgaaGAGGAATTGACTGGATTTGTATACGTGTgagatgtttttgttttgggtaagTGTGAGATGTTTAGGGTTCGGTATTGAGTTCAGTCTTCGGTTGTATTCAGTTGTGTGGCTAGGGTATGGATTTGGTTGAGAAATGGGAAGTGTCCAATGGGGAAGAAGAGGGCTTGAGGGAGAGTGAGCTCTATATATATTACGTATTATTATTATGTGTTTGTGTGAGAAGTTTCGAGCCGCTTTCGGCTTTCCCCCAGTTTATAAAAACTGTCCAGTACCGTCAGGCAGTTTTTTACTGTTTCTCTGTATGTCGATGAAGTTCAGTTTAGGCCGTTTGTGAGTTTTTTTCCTAGTCTAACTTGATTTTTGACGGGGTCTGTATGCTCGATGAGCTTTAAAAAGCTAAAACGGTTTCGATCATTATCATAGACCTGAAATTGGCCAACAACAGATCCAAATTGGAGCAGATTGGATGGAGCCCA
This region includes:
- the LOC131308334 gene encoding uncharacterized protein LOC131308334, with the protein product MVLWEITLGTAYFLGLKRTYRLALKIQRRLIFPKYPKIRQFLQRRTRAAFDVALKVHQNIQQRDIEVGRNLGNWILRCLDKMKPSAQIRGTTCAKPPSSGNSSTNMTKQISNSSPNQKTSSGFKNSDRHLFTSSRNTWSRPFPTIGMMMRPAKPVGTNTTHRYLSFYGTEASRFRQGRGRFEGVIRKDIMEWMLQH
- the LOC131307657 gene encoding F-box protein CPR1-like isoform X1, translating into MSQLPEEVLTDILSRLPVTTLLQFRCVSVSWRDLIDSSDFFHLHLNRSIQTRTNRSLILRQDNRLSSLEFDSLYGSAVIDAVQITHHPLWCQDYGTHVWGSCDGLLCMSNTMDTLVLWNPSTRRSRRLPYASIEFQNLSRYYESRVYGFGYDRVSLDYKVVRIVVLKGIDDGCFDFEVKVYSVRSNSWHRAKKFPQYPNLQRAGGVLAGGVLHWVVTTEPEAFNPGLIIGFDLGREEFKLVPQPVYSDGNFFMDLQSLGGCLSLICNYYLDRVDIWVMKEYGVNESWSKLISIVQPGVIGPFQYVMPIAYSQSGEEILLEQDTRRFLWYTLEREAIKNVTMRSLRGFSQVEMWVGSLVPLTDGSEIDPKKQQEQEEKNMGNFLSKGFKLVL
- the LOC131307657 gene encoding F-box protein CPR1-like isoform X2, with the translated sequence MSQLPEEVLTDILSRLPVTTLLQFRCVSVSWRDLIDSSDFFHLHLNRSIQTRTNRSLILRQDNRLSSLEFDSLYGSAVIDAVQITHHPLWCQDYGTHVWGSCDGLLCMSNTMDTLVLWNPSTRRSRRLPYASIEFQNLSRYYESRVYGFGYDRVSLDYKVVRIVVLKGIDDGCFDFEVKVYSVRSNSWHRAKKFPQYPNLQRAGGVLAGGVLHWVVTTEPEAFNPGLIIGFDLGREEFKLVPQPVYSDGNFFMDLQSLGGCLSLICNYYLDRVDIWVMKEYGVNESWSKLISIVQPGVIGPFQYVMPIAYSQSGEEILLEQDTRRFLWYTLEREAIKNVTMRSLRGFSQVEMWVGSLVPLTDGSEIDPKKQQEQEEKNIWK